One Actinosynnema pretiosum DNA segment encodes these proteins:
- a CDS encoding IniB N-terminal domain-containing protein yields MVATPDTLHDFVLDLLSNPSALAAFQVDAEGCLAAAGLSDVTALDVQEVIPLVLDFAPSAGLPALDGIVAGDLDLDLEGSVSAIAQLQAVTQQLTGVVGAGSDINLGAVGALTADASGVGLLGGAGDLGLGLGADVATSVDATVATSFSAVGDVTATLDGATTAVTQTAAGVDTSVDATLSGAVDTLDGTVGSTLPGLDGVTSPLFDTVGSVHGSVSAVADQAFGALGGGGLDLGATLEPVGDLTQHVTATVSATAHNAGVGGVTDAVGHAAAPIAESPLGDLLF; encoded by the coding sequence ATGGTCGCCACCCCGGACACGCTGCACGACTTCGTCCTCGACCTGCTGAGCAACCCGAGCGCCCTGGCCGCCTTCCAGGTCGACGCCGAGGGCTGCCTGGCCGCCGCCGGCCTGAGCGACGTCACCGCGCTGGACGTCCAGGAGGTCATCCCGCTGGTGCTCGACTTCGCGCCGTCCGCCGGCCTGCCCGCGCTGGACGGGATCGTCGCGGGCGACCTGGACCTCGACCTGGAGGGCTCCGTCTCGGCGATCGCCCAGCTGCAGGCCGTGACCCAGCAGCTGACCGGCGTGGTCGGCGCGGGCTCGGACATCAACCTGGGCGCCGTGGGCGCGCTGACCGCCGACGCCAGCGGCGTGGGCCTGCTCGGCGGCGCGGGCGACCTGGGCCTCGGCCTGGGCGCCGACGTGGCGACGAGCGTGGACGCCACCGTGGCGACCAGCTTCTCCGCGGTGGGCGACGTGACCGCCACCCTGGACGGCGCGACCACCGCCGTCACCCAGACCGCCGCCGGTGTGGACACCTCGGTCGACGCCACCCTGTCGGGCGCGGTGGACACCCTGGACGGGACCGTCGGCTCGACCCTGCCGGGCCTGGACGGCGTGACCTCCCCGCTGTTCGACACCGTGGGCTCGGTCCACGGCTCCGTCAGCGCCGTGGCCGACCAGGCGTTCGGCGCGCTCGGCGGCGGCGGCCTGGACCTGGGCGCGACCCTGGAGCCGGTCGGCGACCTCACCCAGCACGTCACCGCGACCGTCTCCGCCACCGCGCACAACGCGGGTGTGGGCGGCGTCACGGACGCGGTGGGCCACGCGGCCGCGCCGATCGCCGAGTCCCCCCTCGGCGACCTGCTGTTCTGA
- a CDS encoding Hsp70 family protein produces the protein MSYVLGVDAGSTRTSAAVCHLGGAGRSEAEVVGLGGPGGGVATCLQLTADGDFAVGEPGDPRWTASDFVRRVGDDVPVVLGADPCTPQELVGLLVAHVARRVAEREGEPPAHVVLSHPPGWGPHARALVHAALRDAGLARVTLLPEPLAVAADHAENHRARAGLLAVLGVGSHATTSALVRLAPNGEHELLAWSEEADRWAGADLDDLVFAHVAAELGGLDPAQPHLLPAVARLRRDCESAKRVLSGVPVTAVPVHLPDGRVDVELTRERFEELARPGVELAVRGLERLCRGHRPDAIALVGGTARTPLLASAVAAAVPGRLVLAAAPEACAVRGAALAGRRLLLGPDTGPDHGETSVLVHGDDPSLRFPVGQLAWDDAESAAPPPRPPVEITPLDLPTPLSVKRVVRRGLAPIGRSRRGGRSERDPRHRTRHDEDGR, from the coding sequence TTGTCGTACGTCCTCGGGGTCGACGCGGGCTCCACCCGCACCTCGGCCGCCGTCTGCCACCTCGGCGGCGCGGGCCGCTCCGAAGCCGAGGTCGTCGGCCTCGGCGGACCGGGCGGCGGCGTCGCCACCTGCCTGCAACTGACCGCCGACGGCGACTTCGCCGTCGGCGAGCCGGGCGACCCGCGCTGGACCGCCTCGGACTTCGTCCGCCGGGTCGGCGACGACGTCCCCGTCGTCCTGGGCGCGGACCCGTGCACCCCCCAGGAGCTCGTCGGGCTGCTCGTCGCCCACGTCGCCCGGCGCGTGGCCGAGCGCGAGGGCGAGCCGCCCGCGCACGTCGTGCTGTCCCACCCACCAGGCTGGGGCCCGCACGCCAGGGCGCTGGTCCACGCGGCCCTGCGCGACGCCGGGCTCGCGCGGGTCACCCTGCTCCCGGAACCGCTGGCCGTCGCCGCCGACCACGCCGAGAACCACCGGGCCCGCGCCGGCCTGCTCGCGGTGCTGGGCGTCGGCAGCCACGCCACCACCTCCGCGCTGGTCCGCCTCGCCCCGAACGGCGAGCACGAGCTGCTCGCCTGGTCCGAGGAGGCCGACCGGTGGGCGGGCGCCGACCTGGACGACCTGGTCTTCGCGCACGTCGCCGCCGAGCTCGGCGGCCTCGACCCGGCGCAGCCGCACCTGCTGCCCGCCGTCGCCAGGCTGCGCCGGGACTGCGAGTCCGCCAAGCGCGTCCTGTCCGGCGTGCCCGTCACGGCCGTCCCGGTGCACCTGCCGGACGGCCGCGTCGACGTCGAGCTGACCAGGGAGCGCTTCGAGGAGCTGGCCAGGCCGGGCGTCGAACTGGCCGTGCGCGGCCTGGAGCGGCTGTGCCGGGGCCACCGCCCCGACGCGATCGCCCTGGTCGGCGGCACCGCCAGGACGCCGCTGCTGGCCTCCGCCGTCGCCGCCGCCGTGCCCGGCAGGCTCGTGCTGGCCGCCGCCCCCGAGGCCTGCGCGGTCCGGGGCGCCGCCCTCGCGGGAAGGCGGCTGCTCCTGGGCCCGGACACCGGCCCCGACCACGGCGAGACCTCCGTGCTCGTGCACGGGGACGACCCGTCGCTGCGCTTCCCCGTCGGCCAGCTCGCCTGGGACGACGCGGAGAGCGCCGCGCCCCCGCCACGTCCCCCGGTCGAGATCACCCCGCTCGACCTGCCCACCCCCCTGTCGGTGAAGCGGGTCGTGCGCCGCGGCCTCGCCCCCATCGGCCGCTCCCGCCGAGGCGGCCGGTCCGAGCGCGACCCCCGACACCGCACCCGACACGACGAGGACGGCCGTTGA